Genomic segment of Gilliamella apis:
TTATTGTTTTTGCTTTGATTTTACACCATAAGTTCAAAAATTTTGCGGTGAAATAAGTTTATCTTAGGCAAAAGGTAACTGTAACATTATTGATAGAATTAACGGTGTTGTTATCGATGACAACGCCGTTGATATCAATAAGCTAGAAGCAATAGGACCTTGTAAAACCTCAAACTGCCTTGCCATCATATAGCAATTTATGGCTATTGATACTGAACTTAATAATACGATAACTTGTAGCTCTAAAAGAGGTAATCCTAACAATTTACCTAGTATATAGGTCACAATTGGTAACACAAACAATTTGATAATACAGATTGCTATAGTGATATGGAGATCGTTACGAATTTTATATTCAGCCAGCCCCATACCTAATACGATTAATGATAGCGGTGCGGTCATATCACTAACCATTTTGGTCGATTTTTCGATAAATATAGGTAAAGGTATACCGATGTAATTAACGGCTATACCGACAAATATGCCGATGATGATTGGATTTTTGGATACATTTTTAAAGGCTTTGATAAAACCTTTGCTTGAGAGTTTACCCATTTGCACAAATTCAATGGATACTGTTGCTAAAGTCCATAAAATTAAAGCATTAAATATTACGATAATGGCGACTATGGGAATCGCTTTTTCACCCAATAACATATTGATAATTGGAATACCAACAAATACCGTATTTGTGTAAATTCCACCCATAGCAAACATGGTACTTTCAGAACCATTAAGTTTAAAAAATTTAACCGCAATAAAGCAACTCAAGGCAAAAACAATAAATGAGCCACCAAAAAAAACTAATAAAAGATTAATATCGATTTCTGAATGTTCAGAAAAGTGGCTCATAATTTGAAAGAGCATAATTGGGAAAGCAATATAAAAAGTGAATTTAGTGACACTATCGGTTACTGTTTTTTGCCAACGGCCCATTTTTACAGCAATATAACCTAACAAAATTAACATAAATAAAGGTAAGGTAGTTAAAAACTGCTGCCATAATGTGATTAGAAATTCCATCTTAATATATCTTTCTATGCATGTTTTCTGGTGAAGTACCATTCTAATTCAGTTGAGCGATTAGAATCAAATTGGTAGCCATCTAAATTAAAACTTTTAATATCATTACAATTATTAATGTTATTTTTTATAATAAATCGGCTCATTAATCCGCGCGCTTTTTTAGCGTAAAAGCTGATCACTTTATAATCATCTTTGCTTTTATCTAAAAATATCGGTTGAATAATTTTGCCATTTAGGTGTTTAACTTGAATCGCTTTAAAATATTCATTAGAGGCTAAGTTAATTAAGGTTGGTTGAGATGATTTTGCTAACTCTTCGTTGAGTTTATCGGTTAAGCTTTCTCCCCAAAATTGGTAAAGATTAGTCTTGTCACCATTTTTTAACCGGATACCCATTTCTAAACGGTAAGGTTGAATTAAATCAAGTGGTTTTAATAAACCATATAATCCAGACAGAATACGTAAATGCGATTGCGCAAATTGCAAGTCACTAGCAGTAAAATCTTCAACATGTAGACCTTCATATACATCGCCTTTAAACGCTAGGATCGCTTGTCTGGCATTTTGTAAATTAAAATCAGGATGCCAATTCTGGAATCTTTCATAATTAACTGCCGCAAGTTTGGGGCTGATAGACATTAATTTAGCTAAATCATCGCTAGTTAGCTTTTTACAAACAGCAATAAGTTGTTTTGTTGCCTCTAAACAGTCAGGTAGGGTATGGGTTGTAGTGATTAATGGACTTTGATAGTCAAGGGTTTTGGCTGGAGAGATGATAGTTAGCATAAAAAGTGTTACCTATTGTGTTTTGTGCGAATTGGGTATATTTTACCTGTAATCTTAGCAAATAAGGAGAATAAATATGAATAGTACCAAAAAAGAAATACATGATATTCGATCTTGGGCAAATATTCGTGAAACTTCTATTGAAATTGCCGAGGCTATTTTTGAACTCGCTAATGATGATGAAAAATTAGCAGAACAAATTTGGGAAGAAGGTAGCAATGAAGTGTTACAACGCGCTTTCGCTAAAACTAAAGCTGATAAGCTCTTTTGGGGCGAACAGACCATTGAACGTAAAAACGTATAATATATATTATAAATCAATTGGTTAGATTTATTTTAAGTGATCAAAAGGATTTTAAAATTTTATGAAAATAATGAAATTAATGACTATATTTATTATTTTTATGCCACTAGTGGTTTTTGCTAATTCAAAATATGCTGATTTAAATCAGTACGAATTGCGCATCTACTGTGGTCGCGAGCCTTCAGAAGCAGCCCTGACTGAATGTTTAGAAAAAATTTTTTATATTAGTCAAGCTGAGTTAGATAAATCGCAAAAGAAATTTTTCAATAAACTTGATAATTGGTGGGAAGATAAAGAATACATCGTAATTGCTAAAACTAGATTGGAAAAATCTAACCAAGAATTTATTAAATATCGCACTCTGCAGTGTGATTTTGCACGTTCGTTAGGTGGTGGAGCAATTGATAATGCGCTAGATATGATGAAATTTTCTTGCCTTGCTGAACTAAATTTTCAACGAGCAAAACAACTAGATCTTTATCTTAAATAAAGTACAAGATTAAATCTTTATTTAAATTATTGTACTGATTTGTGTGATATAACCATTTTGGTTTTAACGTTCTGTTATAAATGAATTAATTATTATAGTTACTATTATAATAATTTTTCTATTTCTTATAGCAAAATAAAATTATCAATAGTTATTCTCAGTATATAATAAAATTTTAAATGACAATTTGATCTTGATATGAAATTAACTTTTTTAGGGACAAGTGCCGGTTCACCAACCGCAGAACGTAATGTAAGTAGTGTTATGCTTGATCTTCGACAAGAACGAGGGCGATTATGGCTGTTTGATAGTGGTGAAGCAACGCAGATGCAAATGCAAAAGGCCAATTTTAGTTTAGCTAAATTGGAGATGATATTTTTGACTCATTTGCATGGTGATCATCTATTTGGTTTACCGGGTGTGTTAACCACTCGTTCATTAATGCAAAAGCAATCGGCATTAACGTTAGTTGGACCTAAAGGTATTAAACAATTTATTCAAACAGTGATTGAAATTAGTTCTTCATGGCTTACTTACCCTTTAAATATTATTGAACTTGAACAAGATAGCTTAGTATTTGAAGATAATAAATTTCGCGTTGAAGCTAAATTATTGCAACATCGAGTCCCTTGTTTTGGTTATCGTATTGTTGAAAAGGATTTGCCTCCAAGCTTAGATATTGACAAATTGCAGCAAGATAATATTAATCCTGGTGTACACTACGCCGTTTTAAAAGAAGGGTTAACTGTTACTTTAGAAGATGGTAGAACGATTGATGGTAAGGATTATCAGGGCGATATTAAACGAGGCAAAAAAGTAGCTATATTGGGTGATACCATTCCTTGTCAAGCATCCATTGATTTAGCCGAAAACGTCGATTTATTAGTGCATGAGGCCACTCAGGAGCAAGCTTTTGAGGCAAAAGCCATTGAACGTGGGCACTCAACGACAATACATGCAGCCAACATTGCTAAGCAAGCTAAGGCTAAAAGGTTAATCATAACGCATATTAGCCCTAGATATAGTATACAAGATAATCAAAAACTGGTTAATGAAGCAAGGCGCGTCTTTGCTAATACTGAAATTGCCACTGATTTTGCCTCTTTTCAAGTTTAATCAATTACGCCGACATTGTCGGCTATTACTAATCAAACTAATCAAAATTAAAACGATAACAATAATTAAAACATGACTTTTCTTATATATTTTTACTATATCGAGATGACCATATTTGTAAAAAATATTGAGAAGTCTATACCATCTTATTTTTGCTTATCTGAACTTAATTCCTTAGGACTAATTTGGTTATTAAACGGCCTTAATAAAATTATTTTATTTGTGATTTTGATAATAATTATGTCATTTAGATTAATATTCCTAATTTTTTCATCCAATTAACATAATCATCTGCACTTTTATTTACCTCATTCAAAGTAATTTTATCTGGGTAATCTGGTTCATTGTTTGCGCCATAAAGTGCAAACATAGGCTGATAATCAGCATGAACGTAATTCATTGTTAATTCGAAAGGTTTTAATATTTCCTCAAGCGTATATTGATATTGTCCTGTGCAGGAATAATCTGTTTTCTTAATACCAGCTGAAACCGCTAAAGCCACTTTTTTGTTATTTAATTTATCGCCTAAAGAACCGAAAGCCCAACCATAAGTAAAAACGTCGTCAAACCATTGTTTTAACAGTGGTGGACAATTAAACCAATATATTGGGAACTGAATGACTAAATTCTGATGGTTTTCAATTAAATTTTGTTCAAATTTAACGTCTATTTGTTGGGTTGGATAGCATAAATATATATCATGTATGGTTAGTTGTTCATAGTATTGATTTAATTTATTAAGCCAGCATCGATTAACACTTGATGATGATAAATTTGGATGGGCTACAATCACTAAAGTTCGTTTCATTCTCAATATTCCTTTTTGTTGTGATAAATCATCTTGTCATAGTAATATTGATACAATTATTTTTGAAGTACGGTAATTGTTGTTATGTACTATCTTTAAGGAGAGTGTAAATATGGAAAAGCATCATTGTGCAGAAGATAATTTCGAGAATAGTGGATTTAATTACACGCTCTCGATGATCAGAGGAAAATATAAGATTATTATTCTTTATTGGTTAAATGAAAATCAACCATCTATGCGCTTTAATGAACTAAAACGTAGCATTAAAGAAATTTCCTTTAAAACATTGAGTAATACTTTAAAAGAAATGGAGAGAGATAAATTAATTTTTAGAAAAGAACACCCGCAAATTCCACCAAAAGTTGAATATGGACTATTAGAACGGGGTAAAACACTAGTGCCTGTATTAGATATGCTTTGCCAATGGGGAAATATACATAAAGATGATAGCTTGGATTAATTTAGAAGCTAATTTTTGTAAAAAATATTGAGAAGTGTATACCACCTTAAGATGAAAATGATTCATTAATATCATTTAGTATCACTATTTACAGAAAAATTTTATTGATGATTGTAGTGGTTAGATAACTTTATAAATAAATTTTATTAAGTGATAAATGTAGGATGAAAAAGTAAGTTTTTGTAAAAAATATTGAGGAGTGTATACCGTCTTAATTTAAAAGTAATGAACTATTTACTCTAATAGCATTAAGCTGATTCGCCGACTTTGCCGGCGAATATATTGATTTATAAGCAAAAATCTTTAATTAAATTTTCAATGGTTAATTTGGTCGGTTTTAAGAAATCCATAGAGATAAATTCATCTGGTTGATGAGCTTGCTCAATTGAGCCTGGTCCTAACACAATAGTTGGGGCGATTTGATTTAAATATGGCGCTTCAGTACTGTAGTTAACGGTTTGCGCGGTGTGACCAACCAGTTTTTCGATATGATTTAATGCTGGATGATCTTTTTTACATTCATAGCCCGGTATTGGTGATACCTCATATTCGATGGAAACTCGATTAGGATATTGGTCCATGACGGGTTGTAATGCTTCACAAAGGGCATTATAAAGTGAGTCAATATCGTTATCTGGTAATACCCGAATATCAATAATCAATTCACAACAGCCACAGATACGATTAGCTGCATCACCACCATGAATAACGCCAAGATTCATGGTTGGATAAGGTACGCTAAAACCATCATTATGATATTGTTCTTTGAATTTTTGTTTCAAAATAAGTAATTTTTCAATCACTAAATGCATGATTTCGATAGCATTAATACCTTTGTCTGGATCACTTGAATGGCCTGACTTACCAATAACTTTAATTGAATTAGATATAAATCCTTTATGAGCACGAATAGGAATCAATGAGGTAGGTTCGCCGATAATCGTGCAGTCTGGTTGTAGTTGCGTTTGTTGGGCAAAAAATGAAGCGCCAGCCATTGATGTCTCTTCGTCTGCGGTGGCTAATACATAAATTGGTTTAGTTAATGTTTTAAGATCGATATCACGTAATGCATCTAATATAAATGCAAAAAATCCTTTCATATCTGCCGTGCCTAGCCCATAGAGCTTATTATTTTCTTCGGTTAACTTGAATGGATCTTTTGTCCATTGCCCATCATCAAATGGCACAGTATCACTATGACCACTCAATAATAGGCCGCCTTGAGTTTTATTGTCACTATTGGAATAGGTGGCTAACATATTAAATTTATTACGAGTATTTGGTACAGGTTGAATGTCAATTGTAAAACCTAAATCAGCAAACCATTGCGCTAATTTGTCAATTAGTGGCTTATTGGAATAATCTAATTTTTCATTGGTTACATTACTGATAGTTGGCGTGGATATTAATTCATTATAAATTGTCAAAAAAGAAGGAAGAGCCATAAAATCACCTTTATTAAATAAGTCCGCTGGGAAAAATATATTTAATTACTATATTTCCTTACAGCACTGCTAGCAATAGTTTGTTGCTATTTTGTTAGACGGTTATTGATTAGCAACTAATTGTTTAATCATTGAATATTTCGCTACTATTATAGTTAAAGATAGGCTAAATATTATTTGTCATTATTGTTATAATAACTTATTTTAAAGCTACTCAAAGTAAAAATTTATTATCAATAACTAATAAGGAAATAGACAGTGAAGATTAAATTATTATGGTTTATTGGTTTACTCATGCCATTTTTCGCAAATGCACAAAATCCATCATTTGATGATGATTTTAGTCATTTATTAAAAAGCTTTACCCAATGTGATAAGACTTTTTTTTCGGATTTAAATCAAAAAAAATATCGTAATTATTTTCCAATCGTAAATTTACCAAATGGTTATAGCAAATTTGCCACTAAATCTATTAATCATCCCCAAAAAAATAGACTTACATTTGATCCACCGATTATCTTTAATGGTTTAAAAATCGAAAGTTTTGATCAGTCTCAATATATTAACGATGATCATCTAAAGTACTATTATTGGGGATTTAACACCGATAATACCTTTGAAGAGATTAAAAGTGCGTTACCATGGGTTGATTGGCAGATATCGGCTGATGGCACGCTTGATGTTGCCAATGCGTTATTTTATAAAAATGGAGTTTGGTCTGAGAATAAACATGTATTAACCAATGACTCTCCAGTAAGAGGCACCGCTGAAAATTTATTGTTTCTTGAATATGATAGGTTTAGTGGCAAAGTCATGATTCAATGCACAGTTCAAGGTGATATTCCATTAAAAGAATTAAGACGATTTAGACCGGATTTATGATCTTTTTCAAAATAATCGTTTAACATTTATAAGATAATTCCAAATTAATTTTATATTGATTTGGAGTTTAATTTTTTTATTACCTTCATTCCATTGACTAAATCAATAATATATTAAAATATTCTCAATTAAATTAATTAGATATTCATTTTTTTGCTTTTCTTTATAAATCGTCATCTACGTTTATTGTAATCTATATTTAAAATTATAAATGACCTTTTTTAGCTTTTACTGCGTTTGTTTTGAGAGTTGATATTATTTATAAAATACATTTGCTATGATGATCATATTGAAAATAAATCGCTTCTAACGATTAAATTTTTCGTTAAGGTTTATTATAGATTTGTCACTTTAGAATAAGGTGTTATTCATGAAACAAATAAACAAAAAATGGATTGTTATTGCAGTTGTGGTTGTTGTTATTGGTTTTATTTTGTGGCAGCAATTTAAACCTGATGGCTATGGTGCCGATTTTACTAGTGGCAACGGACGTATTGAAGCTACTGAAATCAACATCTCTACTAAGCTAGCCGGTAGAATTGAAAAGATTAATGTTGAAGAAGGTGATTTTGTCGCTGCAGGTCAACCGCTAGTTATTATGCAAACTGATACGTTACAAGCGCAATTAAATGAAGCTCAAGCTCAACATCGACAAGCTATGAGTAATGAAGCGACATCAAAAGCACAAGTAGCTTTAAAAATGAGTGATAAAGTTGCAGCTTTAGCGGGTGTTACGCAAAGAGAAAGTGACTTAGATATAGCTAAAAAACATTTACAACGTACTACAGCGCTTTATCAAAAAGGAGCGATTTCAGTACAACAATTTGATGATGATACAGCTAAGGTAAATAGTGCCAAAGCGGCATTAGATTCAGCTAAATCACAAGTTACCGCTGCCGATGCTGCAATTGAAGCTGCTCAAGCTGGTGTAGAAAGTGCTAAATCAGCGATAAATGTAGCGTTAGCGAATATCAATAAAATTCAAGCTGATATTAATGATAGTACCTTAATCGCTCCTGTCGATGGACGTATTCAATATCGTATAGCCCAACCTGGTGAAGTTTTACCTTCAGGCGGAAAAGTATTAAATCTAGTCAATCTGTCAGATGTTTATTTGACTTTCTTTTTACCTGAAATGATTGCTGGAAAAGTAGGAATTGGTGATGAAGTAAGATTAGTGTTGGATGCTTTACCTGGTAAAGCTATTTCAGCCAAAATTTCATTTGTATCTAGTGTTGCACAATTCACGCCTAAAACTGTTGAAACCAAAGATGAACGTCAAAAATTGATGTTTAGAGTTAAAGCACAATTAAGCCCAGAATTGTTAAGGTGTTATATCACTCATGTTAAAACCGGTCTTCCAGGCGTTGCATGGGTTAGACTTGATCCTAATACGG
This window contains:
- a CDS encoding AEC family transporter; translation: MEFLITLWQQFLTTLPLFMLILLGYIAVKMGRWQKTVTDSVTKFTFYIAFPIMLFQIMSHFSEHSEIDINLLLVFFGGSFIVFALSCFIAVKFFKLNGSESTMFAMGGIYTNTVFVGIPIINMLLGEKAIPIVAIIVIFNALILWTLATVSIEFVQMGKLSSKGFIKAFKNVSKNPIIIGIFVGIAVNYIGIPLPIFIEKSTKMVSDMTAPLSLIVLGMGLAEYKIRNDLHITIAICIIKLFVLPIVTYILGKLLGLPLLELQVIVLLSSVSIAINCYMMARQFEVLQGPIASSLLISTALSSITTPLILSIMLQLPFA
- the yaaA gene encoding peroxide stress protein YaaA, producing the protein MLTIISPAKTLDYQSPLITTTHTLPDCLEATKQLIAVCKKLTSDDLAKLMSISPKLAAVNYERFQNWHPDFNLQNARQAILAFKGDVYEGLHVEDFTASDLQFAQSHLRILSGLYGLLKPLDLIQPYRLEMGIRLKNGDKTNLYQFWGESLTDKLNEELAKSSQPTLINLASNEYFKAIQVKHLNGKIIQPIFLDKSKDDYKVISFYAKKARGLMSRFIIKNNINNCNDIKSFNLDGYQFDSNRSTELEWYFTRKHA
- a CDS encoding YccJ family protein — its product is MNSTKKEIHDIRSWANIRETSIEIAEAIFELANDDEKLAEQIWEEGSNEVLQRAFAKTKADKLFWGEQTIERKNV
- a CDS encoding lysozyme inhibitor LprI family protein, encoding MKIMKLMTIFIIFMPLVVFANSKYADLNQYELRIYCGREPSEAALTECLEKIFYISQAELDKSQKKFFNKLDNWWEDKEYIVIAKTRLEKSNQEFIKYRTLQCDFARSLGGGAIDNALDMMKFSCLAELNFQRAKQLDLYLK
- the rnz gene encoding ribonuclease Z; amino-acid sequence: MKLTFLGTSAGSPTAERNVSSVMLDLRQERGRLWLFDSGEATQMQMQKANFSLAKLEMIFLTHLHGDHLFGLPGVLTTRSLMQKQSALTLVGPKGIKQFIQTVIEISSSWLTYPLNIIELEQDSLVFEDNKFRVEAKLLQHRVPCFGYRIVEKDLPPSLDIDKLQQDNINPGVHYAVLKEGLTVTLEDGRTIDGKDYQGDIKRGKKVAILGDTIPCQASIDLAENVDLLVHEATQEQAFEAKAIERGHSTTIHAANIAKQAKAKRLIITHISPRYSIQDNQKLVNEARRVFANTEIATDFASFQV
- a CDS encoding NAD(P)H-dependent oxidoreductase yields the protein MKRTLVIVAHPNLSSSSVNRCWLNKLNQYYEQLTIHDIYLCYPTQQIDVKFEQNLIENHQNLVIQFPIYWFNCPPLLKQWFDDVFTYGWAFGSLGDKLNNKKVALAVSAGIKKTDYSCTGQYQYTLEEILKPFELTMNYVHADYQPMFALYGANNEPDYPDKITLNEVNKSADDYVNWMKKLGILI
- a CDS encoding winged helix-turn-helix transcriptional regulator, whose translation is MEKHHCAEDNFENSGFNYTLSMIRGKYKIIILYWLNENQPSMRFNELKRSIKEISFKTLSNTLKEMERDKLIFRKEHPQIPPKVEYGLLERGKTLVPVLDMLCQWGNIHKDDSLD
- the argE gene encoding acetylornithine deacetylase, with the protein product MALPSFLTIYNELISTPTISNVTNEKLDYSNKPLIDKLAQWFADLGFTIDIQPVPNTRNKFNMLATYSNSDNKTQGGLLLSGHSDTVPFDDGQWTKDPFKLTEENNKLYGLGTADMKGFFAFILDALRDIDLKTLTKPIYVLATADEETSMAGASFFAQQTQLQPDCTIIGEPTSLIPIRAHKGFISNSIKVIGKSGHSSDPDKGINAIEIMHLVIEKLLILKQKFKEQYHNDGFSVPYPTMNLGVIHGGDAANRICGCCELIIDIRVLPDNDIDSLYNALCEALQPVMDQYPNRVSIEYEVSPIPGYECKKDHPALNHIEKLVGHTAQTVNYSTEAPYLNQIAPTIVLGPGSIEQAHQPDEFISMDFLKPTKLTIENLIKDFCL
- a CDS encoding HlyD family secretion protein, whose translation is MKQINKKWIVIAVVVVVIGFILWQQFKPDGYGADFTSGNGRIEATEINISTKLAGRIEKINVEEGDFVAAGQPLVIMQTDTLQAQLNEAQAQHRQAMSNEATSKAQVALKMSDKVAALAGVTQRESDLDIAKKHLQRTTALYQKGAISVQQFDDDTAKVNSAKAALDSAKSQVTAADAAIEAAQAGVESAKSAINVALANINKIQADINDSTLIAPVDGRIQYRIAQPGEVLPSGGKVLNLVNLSDVYLTFFLPEMIAGKVGIGDEVRLVLDALPGKAISAKISFVSSVAQFTPKTVETKDERQKLMFRVKAQLSPELLRCYITHVKTGLPGVAWVRLDPNTEWPAGLSDVAKCQTK